One window of the Haloarcula halobia genome contains the following:
- a CDS encoding Gfo/Idh/MocA family protein: MLKIGVIGCGYASKNYHFPVIEAIDEVELAWVADVDADSARTIGSKYGVEWYTDPETAVEATPDVVHVNTPPFTHADLTVSALRAGAHVLVEKPMAMTEGECESMISVAEETGQKLSVVHNNLFFDPMEEVLDDVYAGEYGTIHSVRSFIGGAPNPDDIPGKDRSWVDESHGGPIGDRLPHPTYLVTHFFDDVSDPCVNVDLTDDGTLMGASVQVADGDRFGSIHVTERALPGKSIIITGSEKMAVVDLFNYSAVTYDTLDRSPFSMVLDNFGAAGQLTKGTVENAIDYARDVTSEGSKYPAPGHYNLIRRFVASIESDTPVPIDPSEGVKVVRVLDQIDRQARAQSETGQRAADEPSQLLHTATAPQIVL; the protein is encoded by the coding sequence ATGTTGAAAATCGGCGTCATCGGCTGTGGCTACGCCTCGAAGAACTACCACTTCCCGGTCATCGAAGCGATCGACGAGGTCGAGCTGGCCTGGGTGGCGGATGTGGACGCCGACAGCGCCCGTACCATCGGCAGCAAGTACGGCGTCGAGTGGTACACGGACCCAGAGACAGCGGTCGAGGCGACGCCAGACGTGGTCCACGTGAACACACCGCCGTTCACCCACGCGGACCTGACGGTTTCTGCGCTCCGCGCGGGTGCACACGTGCTCGTAGAGAAGCCGATGGCGATGACCGAAGGAGAGTGTGAATCGATGATTAGCGTAGCCGAGGAAACCGGACAGAAACTCAGCGTCGTCCACAACAACCTCTTTTTCGACCCGATGGAGGAAGTATTAGACGACGTCTACGCAGGCGAGTACGGCACCATCCACAGCGTCAGGTCTTTCATCGGCGGCGCCCCGAACCCTGACGACATCCCGGGGAAAGACCGGTCGTGGGTGGACGAGTCGCACGGTGGCCCGATCGGCGACCGACTCCCGCACCCGACGTATCTTGTCACCCACTTCTTCGACGACGTCTCCGATCCCTGTGTGAACGTCGACCTGACCGACGACGGGACACTCATGGGGGCCAGCGTCCAGGTCGCCGACGGGGACCGGTTCGGGAGCATCCACGTGACAGAACGGGCACTCCCCGGGAAGTCGATCATCATCACCGGAAGCGAGAAGATGGCTGTCGTCGACCTGTTCAACTACTCGGCAGTCACGTACGATACACTCGACCGGTCGCCGTTCTCGATGGTCCTCGACAATTTCGGCGCCGCCGGCCAGCTCACGAAAGGGACGGTAGAGAACGCCATCGACTACGCCAGAGACGTCACCTCGGAGGGGAGCAAATACCCCGCACCGGGACACTACAATCTGATTCGCAGGTTCGTGGCGTCGATCGAATCCGATACACCGGTACCGATAGATCCAAGCGAGGGAGTGAAAGTCGTGAGGGTACTCGACCAGATAGACCGACAGGCCAGAGCACAGAGTGAGACAGGACAGAGAGCCGCAGACGAGCCGAGCCAACTCTTGCACACAGCGACGGCGCCACAAATTGTTCTATGA
- the trmY gene encoding tRNA (pseudouridine(54)-N(1))-methyltransferase TrmY has translation MRQFVVVGHDAPTTPDFSLDDLAGAAGRLDVLCRCVNSAFFLSHDIRKDVRTHLVLGDEYTVTFDGRDLRRLNPDERSTAALVRNALEERAEAIGHMPVETSPGVALTRRGFEGTIEDVAARGTVVQLHEDGAPVVDIEPPENPVFVLSDHHDFEASEADLLVDYADQRVSLGPRALHADHAITVAHNYLDTEGFRAY, from the coding sequence ATGCGCCAGTTCGTCGTCGTCGGTCACGACGCACCCACCACACCCGACTTCTCGCTGGACGACCTCGCCGGGGCCGCCGGTCGCCTGGACGTGCTCTGTCGCTGTGTCAACAGCGCCTTCTTCCTGAGCCACGACATCCGGAAAGACGTCCGCACCCACCTCGTCCTCGGCGACGAGTACACGGTAACCTTCGACGGGCGCGACCTCCGGCGACTCAATCCCGACGAGCGCTCGACGGCCGCCCTCGTTCGCAACGCCCTCGAAGAGCGTGCAGAGGCCATCGGCCACATGCCGGTCGAGACGTCACCGGGCGTCGCCCTGACGCGCCGTGGGTTCGAGGGGACCATCGAGGACGTCGCCGCCCGTGGGACGGTCGTCCAGCTCCACGAAGACGGCGCCCCCGTGGTCGACATCGAACCGCCCGAGAATCCGGTGTTCGTCCTCTCGGACCACCACGACTTCGAGGCGAGCGAAGCAGACCTGCTCGTAGATTACGCCGACCAACGCGTCTCACTGGGCCCGCGGGCGCTCCACGCCGACCACGCCATCACGGTCGCACACAACTACCTCGATACCGAGGGTTTCAGGGCCTATTGA
- a CDS encoding VanZ family protein encodes MTIRVPLLPRWLRWSFVVGIAGFIFYTSILTVPPETVIDAGKPELLPLDKWRHFVAYAVLAGTGVYATTDWNQSMRRRALLVVGLVVVYGVGIEFGQSLIPNRYFSLGDAYANALGAVLVTPWYLVRRHVEFVEVRTWVAEFAPTAGTRQK; translated from the coding sequence ATGACGATTCGAGTGCCACTCCTGCCACGTTGGCTCCGCTGGAGTTTCGTCGTCGGCATCGCCGGGTTCATCTTCTACACGTCGATTCTGACGGTGCCGCCGGAGACGGTCATCGACGCTGGCAAACCCGAGCTCCTGCCACTCGACAAGTGGCGCCACTTCGTCGCCTACGCCGTCCTCGCGGGAACCGGCGTCTACGCCACGACGGACTGGAACCAGTCGATGCGACGGCGTGCACTCCTCGTCGTCGGCCTCGTCGTCGTCTACGGCGTCGGCATCGAGTTCGGCCAGTCGCTGATCCCGAACCGGTACTTCTCGCTTGGGGACGCCTACGCTAACGCGCTCGGGGCCGTCCTCGTCACGCCGTGGTACCTCGTCAGGCGACACGTCGAGTTCGTCGAAGTCCGAACCTGGGTGGCGGAGTTCGCGCCCACGGCGGGGACGCGACAGAAGTAG